TCACCTACAGTCCGGCGGTCGAACAGCTTCTGGTGCTGATCCCGATGGGCAATCAGATTCAGCAGGGGACCGGCGTCGCCAACCGGGACGTGAAACTGGACTACAAGGGCGCATTCCTGAGCTTCAACCTGAACCTGAATCTGCCGCCGCCATGCACCACGGGCTTCCTGCCCGCCAGTCAGATGCGCGACGCCACCTACGAGGACGCGCCGGAGCGCACCGAAGCCGACCTCTACTGCCGCATACCGCAGGACGCGATGTTCAACGTCCGCGGCGTCCGCAACTTCCCCTGCATCGGTCGACCGGGCAAGCGTGCCCCCACGGCCAGGATGTGTGAGAGTGACGAGCAGTACGTGCCGCTCAACGACGGCCTCAGTTGGAAGGGCGACCCGAACGCGACACTGTCCGGTCAGGGCGTCCCCCATCTGCCGGTGGCATCACCGTCCGAGGGACCGGGTGTCGTGCAGCAGCAGTCACTTCCGCCGATCGCGGTCGCGACGTACGACCCGGCCACGGGCACCTACGTCGGGCCGGACGGTCAGGTGTACCGACAGGGTGACCTGGCCGCCACCGCGCCCGCAGAACGTACGTGGGAGAGCATGCTGGTGCCGCCGGGAAGCTGACATCCTCGGCTGGACAGTGCACCCAAGCGAATCGACACCGGGGTGGACGCTTTCGCGTGGCCAGCACAGTGACGGCAACTCGCCGCCCGCACAGCGACGACGCGCCGGGTTGCGGTCTCACCCGAAGATCTCCCGTCGCTGTCGCCGTCCCCCGGGAGTCCCTGCGGGTGAGGGACAGGGCAGCGACGCATCGCCGGCCGACAACTAAGGTGAGGCGATGGCTGAGTCGATCTCCGCGAAGCGCAGCGCTGAAGCTGTTCCCAGGTTCCTCGCGGCTCGGCGTTACACGCGCGACGAGGTGTTCGCCGAACCGTGTCCGGTCCCCGCCGAGGCGGGTGTCCATGGTTGGTGGTTCCGCGACATCCCCGGCGACATCGACGTCACGGGCTGCCAACAGCAGGACGGTTGGACACTGCTGTACGTCGGGATCACCTCCGGCCCGCCGCGGCCCGACGGCAAACCGCGGGCGCCACAAGATCTGCGCAAGCGGATCCGGTATCACTTCGGCGCAGGCGGCGCCAGCGCGGACGGTTCCACCCTGCGAAAGTCGCTCGGTGTCCTGCTCGGAAGTGAGCTCGGGTTCGCGCTGCGCCGGGTCGGGTCGGGCAAGCGCATGACCTTCGGCGGAGGCGAAAACGTCCTGACCCGGTGGATGGCCGAGAACGCTGCGGTGTCCTGGGTGTTGCACCCCGAGCCATGGCATCTCGAACGCAAGTTGATCAACGCACTCGATCTACCGCTGAACTTTGAGGACAACGAGCGCAACACCTTCGCACCGGAGCTCAAGAGGCTACGGCGGGCGGCGGCCGTCAAGGCCGGAAAGATGCGCGTGCTGGCGGAATGGTCCTAGCTAAAGCGTCGCTGAGATGGGCCCTGCGGGAACACACACCAGGCCGAGGTCCGACCTGACGCGATAACAGCCCTCACCCGTCGCGGTGAAGTTCCCGTGCAGCGAACCCGGCGCGTACGCCGTGCTGGGCACGTAGCCGTTCTTGGTGGTGCAGAACCCGCTGTCGCCGGACCTGGTCACGCACGCGGTGGTCCGCACCGATTGGGCCAGACCCGTGCAGTGGGTCATGCCGATCTCTGCGGACACCGCCTGGCCGCCACCGGGCATCTCGATCACCGCCGGTGCGGTGAGGTTGTACCAACACTGGGAGTCGGCAGTCGGATCAGCTTGTGCCACCGGGGAGGTCGGAAGGACGATGAGCGCCGAGAGCGCGAACGCGCCTGCCACTCCACTCAGTGTGATCAGCCGCACACAGCCATCTAAATCGACGCAGATTGTGCGTGTCAACCACTCGTGTGTCGGGTAATCGCCCTTGTCTGCGATGACTTTGTGGTGGTGTGAAGGTCTATGTGGGTACCGACGACCAAGGAGCGACGCGTGGACCTGCCTGTGCTGCCACCCGTTGAGCCCATGCTGGCCAAGGCGCAGACGAAGGTGCCGACCGACACGGGGGTCTGGTCATTCGAACCCAAATGGGACGGCTTCCGCGCGCTGGTCTTCCGGGACGGCGACGACGTGGTGCTGCTGTCGCGCAGCGGCAAGGATCTGGGCCGGTACTTCCCCGAGGTCGTCGAGGCGGTGCGCGATGAACTCGCCGACCGGTGTGTGCTCGACGGCGAGATCGTGGTGCCGCGGGACTTCGGCGGACGGACCCGGCTGGACTGGGAGTCCTTGAGTCAGCGGATCCATCCCGCGCAGAGCCGCGTCGACAGGCTCGCCAGGGAAACCCCCGCGCACTTCATCGGTTTCGACGCTCTGGCCATCGGCGACCGGTCACTGCTCGCGGAGCCGTTCACGACGCGGCGCCAAGCACTGCGCGACGGTGTCGAGGAGAAGACCTGGTGTCACGTCACCCGGACCACCGAGGACCCCGCAGTCGGCGCGCAGTGGCTGCAGGAGTTCGAGGGCGCCGGCCTGGACGGGGTGATTGCCAAGCGGCTCGACGGGTCGTACCTGCCGGGCAAGCGCGAGATGGTGAAGGTCAAACACCACCGTGACGCCGACTGCGTGGCGATGGGGTACCGCATCCACAAGAGCGGGGAGGGTGTCGGGTCGATCCTTCTCGGCCTGTACCGCGACGACGGCGAGCTGCAGATGGTCGGTGGCGCAGCGTCTTTCACCGCCAAGGCGCGACTGTCTCTGCTGGCCGATCTGGAACCGCTGCGGATCGGCGACGACGTCCGCGACGGTGAACCGAGCCGGTGGAACTCCGCGGCGGACAAGCGCTGGATTCCGGTGCGTCCCGAGCGGGTCTGTGAGGTGGCCTATGACCAGATGGAGGGAAACGCTGGGGCGCAACGATTCCGGCACGCGGTGAAGTTCCTGCGCTGGCGCCCGGACCGCGATCCGGACAGCTGCACGTTCGCCCAACTGGACGTGCCCCTGAACTACGACCTGTCCGACGTGCTGGAGTCGCAATGATGGCAAGCAAGGCCGAAGAGATCGACGTCGACGGGGTTTCGGTGCGACTGACCAACCGCGACAAACCATATTTCCCCAAACTCGGCGCTCAGGGCACCAAGGGTGTGCTCTTCGACTACTACCGCGCGGTCGCCGACCGGATGGTGGACCTGTTGCGGGACAGGCCGGTTCACCTGCAGCGCTTCCCGGACGGCATCGACGGCGAGGAGATCTATCAGAAGCGCGTGCCGCAGAAGCACCCCGAGTACCTGCACACCTGTGTGGTGACCTTCCCCTCCGGGCGCACGGCCGACGCGCTCAAGATCGACCATGCCGCCGCGATCGCGTGGGCCGCACAGATGGGCACGGTGACACTGCATCCGTGGCCGGTGCGCTGTGCGGACACCGAACATCCCGACGAACTGCGCATCGACCTCGACCCGCAGCCCGGCACGGGATTCAGGGAGGCTCGCAGCGTCGCCGTCGACGTCCTCAAACCCCTACTCGACGAACTGGGTCTGCGCGGCTACCCCAAGACCTCCGGCGGGCGTGGTGTGCACGTCTTCATCCCGATCACCCCCGATTGGGACTTCATCGAGGTGCGTCGCGCAGGCATCGCGCTGGCTCGCGAACTCGAGCGACGGGCGCCAGAGGCCGTGACCACGTCGTGGTGGAAGGAGGAGCGAGGCGAGCGGATCTTCATCGACTTCAACCAGAACGCCCGCGACCGCACGATGGCGTCGCCGTACTCGGTGCGCCGGACCCAGATCGCGACGGTGTCGACGCCGCTGACCTGGGCCGAGGTCGGCGACGCCGATCCCGATGACTACACCATGCTGACGGTGCCCGGCATTGTCGCCAAGCGGCACGATCCGTGGGCCGGCATCGACGAGCACCGGCAGTCGCTGCAACCGCTGCTGGACATGGTCGCCGCCGACGAGGAGCGCGGTCTCGGGGACCTGCCGT
The DNA window shown above is from Mycolicibacterium confluentis and carries:
- a CDS encoding ATP-dependent DNA ligase, producing the protein MWVPTTKERRVDLPVLPPVEPMLAKAQTKVPTDTGVWSFEPKWDGFRALVFRDGDDVVLLSRSGKDLGRYFPEVVEAVRDELADRCVLDGEIVVPRDFGGRTRLDWESLSQRIHPAQSRVDRLARETPAHFIGFDALAIGDRSLLAEPFTTRRQALRDGVEEKTWCHVTRTTEDPAVGAQWLQEFEGAGLDGVIAKRLDGSYLPGKREMVKVKHHRDADCVAMGYRIHKSGEGVGSILLGLYRDDGELQMVGGAASFTAKARLSLLADLEPLRIGDDVRDGEPSRWNSAADKRWIPVRPERVCEVAYDQMEGNAGAQRFRHAVKFLRWRPDRDPDSCTFAQLDVPLNYDLSDVLESQ
- a CDS encoding GIY-YIG nuclease family protein, which translates into the protein MAESISAKRSAEAVPRFLAARRYTRDEVFAEPCPVPAEAGVHGWWFRDIPGDIDVTGCQQQDGWTLLYVGITSGPPRPDGKPRAPQDLRKRIRYHFGAGGASADGSTLRKSLGVLLGSELGFALRRVGSGKRMTFGGGENVLTRWMAENAAVSWVLHPEPWHLERKLINALDLPLNFEDNERNTFAPELKRLRRAAAVKAGKMRVLAEWS
- the ligD gene encoding non-homologous end-joining DNA ligase, whose translation is MASKAEEIDVDGVSVRLTNRDKPYFPKLGAQGTKGVLFDYYRAVADRMVDLLRDRPVHLQRFPDGIDGEEIYQKRVPQKHPEYLHTCVVTFPSGRTADALKIDHAAAIAWAAQMGTVTLHPWPVRCADTEHPDELRIDLDPQPGTGFREARSVAVDVLKPLLDELGLRGYPKTSGGRGVHVFIPITPDWDFIEVRRAGIALARELERRAPEAVTTSWWKEERGERIFIDFNQNARDRTMASPYSVRRTQIATVSTPLTWAEVGDADPDDYTMLTVPGIVAKRHDPWAGIDEHRQSLQPLLDMVAADEERGLGDLPYPPSYPKMPGEPPRVQPSKKVAAHWDEDGNPVGK